The following coding sequences are from one Salvia hispanica cultivar TCC Black 2014 chromosome 3, UniMelb_Shisp_WGS_1.0, whole genome shotgun sequence window:
- the LOC125215904 gene encoding thaumatin-like protein 1b produces MSCQFQFSKMGRPPHFSLIILILSFIFIAPIALSATFTLVNQCTYTVWPGILSGAGTPPLSTTGFSLSSGDSFPLSVPASWSGRIWGRTLCSQDPATGKFACATADCGSGTVECSGAGAVPPATLAEFTLNGAGGLDFYDVSLVDGYNLPMLVVPQGGGNCSSTGCVGDLNESCPSELKVVGGAGGAECVACRSACEAFGDPKYCCSGGYATPETCGPTQYSHVFKNACPRAYSYAYDDKTSTFTCASADYIITFCPTPSRSKKSSGEAIGGGGLGNVSLVSSRGHLSTQISWRMLIFVVAIFELYLWRWQH; encoded by the exons ATGTCttgtcaatttcaatttagtaAAATGGGCAGACCACCTCATTTTTCTCTCATCATTCTCATCCtttcattcatatttatag CTCCGATTGCATTATCGGCGACATTCACATTGGTAAATCAATGCACCTACACAGTCTGGCCGGGGATTCTCTCCGGCGCCGGAACTCCGCCGCTCTCCACCACCGGATTCTCCCTCAGCTCCGGCGACTCCTTCCCCTTGTCCGTCCCGGCCTCGTGGTCGGGCCGCATTTGGGGCAGGACACTCTGTTCTCAGGATCCGGCCACCGGAAAATTCGCCTGCGCCACCGCCGACTGCGGCTCCGGCACGGTGGAGTGCTCCGGCGCCGGGGCGGTGCCGCCCGCCACGTTGGCCGAGTTCACGCTCAACGGCGCGGGCGGCCTCGACTTCTACGACGTCAGCCTGGTGGACGGGTACAACCTGCCAATGCTCGTGGTCCCGCAGGGCGGAGGGAACTGCTCGAGCACGGGGTGCGTGGGCGACCTCAACGAGTCGTGCCCGTCCGAGCTGAAGGTGGTTGGCGGTGCCGGCGGAGCGGAATGCGTGGCCTGCAGGAGCGCGTGCGAGGCGTTCGGCGATCCCAAGTATTGCTGCTCTGGCGGGTACGCCACGCCCGAAACCTGTGGGCCCACCCAGTATTCGCATGTGTTTAAGAACGCCTGCCCCCGCGCTTATAGCTATGCTTATGACGATAAAACCAGTACTTTTACGTGTGCTTCTGCCGATTATATTATCACTTTCTGCCCAACTCCTTCCCGCAG CAAGAAATCAAGTGGAGAGGCAATAGGAGGAGGGGGATTAGGGAATGTTTCATTGGTTTCAAGCAGAGGTCATTTAAGCACGCAAATTTCTTGGAGAATGTTGATTTTTGTGGTGgctatttttgaattatatttatggagGTGGCAACATTGA
- the LOC125215691 gene encoding uncharacterized protein LOC125215691 isoform X2, translating to MASSTTTPATAQSSERLNRFQLDLRIFRQSLNRLVSEQRSSNLLELSSSAHFEIGTTIERGRRLWLCCGFARIWALLFQIQALKVLYRKRFQGVLALRTIRNGSTSEALNAQRFEDLKI from the exons ATGGCTAGCTCAACGACGACGCCGGCGACGGCTCAGTCGTCGGAGAGGTTGAATCGGTTCCAATTGGATTTGAGGATATTCCGGCAATCGCTTAATCGGTTGGTTTCAGAGCAGAGGTCTTCTAATCTTCTAGAACTTTCTTCTTCGGCACATTTTGAAATTGGAACAACGATCGAGCGCGGCAGGAGACTCTGGCTTTGCTGCGGATTCGCTCGGATATGGGCGCTGCTTTTCCAGATTCAAGCCTTAAAGGTCCTTTATCGGAAGAGATTTCAAg GTGTTCTTGCATTGCGAACAATAAGAAATGGAAGCACGTCAGAGGCTCTTAATGCACAGAG attcgaagatttgaagatttga
- the LOC125215691 gene encoding uncharacterized protein LOC125215691 isoform X3 produces the protein MASSTTTPATAQSSERLNRFQLDLRIFRQSLNRLVSEQRSSNLLELSSSAHFEIGTTIERGRRLWLCCGFARIWALLFQIQALKVLYRKRFQDSKI, from the exons ATGGCTAGCTCAACGACGACGCCGGCGACGGCTCAGTCGTCGGAGAGGTTGAATCGGTTCCAATTGGATTTGAGGATATTCCGGCAATCGCTTAATCGGTTGGTTTCAGAGCAGAGGTCTTCTAATCTTCTAGAACTTTCTTCTTCGGCACATTTTGAAATTGGAACAACGATCGAGCGCGGCAGGAGACTCTGGCTTTGCTGCGGATTCGCTCGGATATGGGCGCTGCTTTTCCAGATTCAAGCCTTAAAGGTCCTTTATCGGAAGAGATTTCAAg attcgaagatttga
- the LOC125215691 gene encoding uncharacterized protein LOC125215691 isoform X1 — MASSTTTPATAQSSERLNRFQLDLRIFRQSLNRLVSEQRSSNLLELSSSAHFEIGTTIERGRRLWLCCGFARIWALLFQIQALKVLYRKRFQGVLALRTIRNGSTSEALNAQRYKNYNTYIIEIHL; from the exons ATGGCTAGCTCAACGACGACGCCGGCGACGGCTCAGTCGTCGGAGAGGTTGAATCGGTTCCAATTGGATTTGAGGATATTCCGGCAATCGCTTAATCGGTTGGTTTCAGAGCAGAGGTCTTCTAATCTTCTAGAACTTTCTTCTTCGGCACATTTTGAAATTGGAACAACGATCGAGCGCGGCAGGAGACTCTGGCTTTGCTGCGGATTCGCTCGGATATGGGCGCTGCTTTTCCAGATTCAAGCCTTAAAGGTCCTTTATCGGAAGAGATTTCAAg GTGTTCTTGCATTGCGAACAATAAGAAATGGAAGCACGTCAGAGGCTCTTAATGCACAGAGGTACAAAAATTACAACACATATATCATAGAAATtcatttgtga
- the LOC125215691 gene encoding uncharacterized protein LOC125215691 isoform X4 yields MASSTTTPATAQSSERLNRFQLDLRIFRQSLNRLVSEQRSSNLLELSSSAHFEIGTTIERGRRLWLCCGFARIWALLFQIQALKVLYRKRFQGSYKSNYYEGVLALRTIRNGSTSEALNAQRYKNYNTYIIEIHL; encoded by the exons ATGGCTAGCTCAACGACGACGCCGGCGACGGCTCAGTCGTCGGAGAGGTTGAATCGGTTCCAATTGGATTTGAGGATATTCCGGCAATCGCTTAATCGGTTGGTTTCAGAGCAGAGGTCTTCTAATCTTCTAGAACTTTCTTCTTCGGCACATTTTGAAATTGGAACAACGATCGAGCGCGGCAGGAGACTCTGGCTTTGCTGCGGATTCGCTCGGATATGGGCGCTGCTTTTCCAGATTCAAGCCTTAAAGGTCCTTTATCGGAAGAGATTTCAAg GAAGCTATAAGAGCAATTACTATGAAGGTGTTCTTGCATTGCGAACAATAAGAAATGGAAGCACGTCAGAGGCTCTTAATGCACAGAGGTACAAAAATTACAACACATATATCATAGAAATtcatttgtga